In Myxococcales bacterium, the DNA window CACGTGGCGTCACCGACGGTGCGGAACCTCACCTTTGCCCGGAACGTGCGCTCGTGCGGCTCGGGGGGCGTGAACGGCGTCACGGCGTAGAGCATGCCGTCGCGCTCGAAGACCTCGCGATCGTGTGCGTAGTACAACGATGGGAGCGGGATGCCTTCGCGGGCGACGTACTCCCACACGTCGATCTCGGTGAAGTTCGAGATCGGGAAGCAGCGGAGATGCCCACCGGGTGGCACCTCCGTGTTGAGCAAGTCGAAGAGCTCCGGGCGCTGGGCCTCCGGAGCCCACTGGCCGAAGGCGTCCCGCACCGAGACGACACGCTCCTTCGCGCGGGCGCGGTCCTCGTCCCGTCGTGCTCCGCCGAACGCGACGTCGAACCGATGCCGAGCGATGGCATCGAGCAGCGGCGCGCTCTGCAGGCGATTTCTCGAGGCGCGCGGGCCCGTCACGTCGGCCACGAGGCCCCGGGCGATCGCGTCCTCGACGCTCGCCACGACGAGCGAGAGGCCCAAGCTCGAGACGCGCTCGTCGCGGTAGGCGATGACCTCGGGGAAGTTGTGCCCGGTGTCGACGTGGAGCACGGGGAACGGGATCTTGCCCGGGGCGAACGCCTTCTGCGCGAGGTAGAGCAGGATGGCCGAGTCCTTCCCGCCCGAGAAGAGGAGCGCGGGCCGCTCACGTTCTGCCGTGACCTCACGGAGCACGAAGATGGCCTCGTCCTCGAGGTCGTCGAGATGTCTTCCCATGGAGCCTCCGAGGCGCATGTGAGCTGCGCCGTGAAATGTGTCTAGCATAACAGATATGTGTCCGCTATAGCGATCATGTCCGCACCGGTGGACGAAAGGTCGCCATGCACAACTCTCCCTTCTGGATCGTGGGAACGCTCGGCATCGTCGCGATGGAGGCCTCGTACGTGCCTCAGATCGTGCGCCTCTGGCGGCGCGGTCAGGCGCACGATCTGAGCGTGTTTTTCCCTGGTTTGAACGTGTTCGGCAGGCTGCTCGCCGTCGTTTACGCGACGCTCAACCACGAGCTCGTGTTCGGCGCGGGCTTCCTCTTCGGCATCTTCGTCCGCGGCAGCCTGCTCGCTCAGGTCGTCGCGCTGAAGGTGAAGAAGCGGGAGGACGCTATAACGGACGAAGCGTCTGTCCCCTCTCCGGCGCTCGCTCCTCGGGAGCCCGCATGAGCGCCGTCGCACGACCTCGAGTCCCGCCTCTCGACGCTCGAACCGGAGGCCCGCCTCGCGGAGCTCCTCACGCGCTTCGGGGACGGCCTCCGCATTGCTTCTAGCTTCGGCCTGGAGGACGCGGTGGTCGTGCACCTCGCCGCGCGCGCGGGCAAGCGTGTCGGAGTCGTCCCGCGGGTGTTCATGCTCGACACCGGCCGCCTCCACGGCGAGACGTACGACCTCGTCGAGCGCTTTCGAGACACGTACGCGATCCCGATCGCGCTCTACGCGCCGGCGGCCGAGGACGTCGAGACCTACACGCTGACCCGCGGGCCCAACGCCTTCTACAGGTCCCGCGCCGATC includes these proteins:
- a CDS encoding sulfate adenylyltransferase subunit 2, translated to MRLGGSMGRHLDDLEDEAIFVLREVTAERERPALLFSGGKDSAILLYLAQKAFAPGKIPFPVLHVDTGHNFPEVIAYRDERVSSLGLSLVVASVEDAIARGLVADVTGPRASRNRLQSAPLLDAIARHRFDVAFGGARRDEDRARAKERVVSVRDAFGQWAPEAQRPELFDLLNTEVPPGGHLRCFPISNFTEIDVWEYVAREGIPLPSLYYAHDREVFERDGMLYAVTPFTPPEPHERTFRAKVRFRTVGDATCTGAVRSEATTLDAVLDEVRTARTTERGATRADDRQTEAAMEDRKKEGYF
- a CDS encoding PQ-loop repeat-containing protein, with translation MHNSPFWIVGTLGIVAMEASYVPQIVRLWRRGQAHDLSVFFPGLNVFGRLLAVVYATLNHELVFGAGFLFGIFVRGSLLAQVVALKVKKREDAITDEASVPSPALAPREPA